One Actinosynnema pretiosum DNA segment encodes these proteins:
- the hisH gene encoding imidazole glycerol phosphate synthase subunit HisH: MARVVVLDYGSGNLRSAERALQRVGADVEVTADPKAVLDADGLVVPGVGAYAACVAGLNAVRGGRLIGQRLAGGRPVLGICVGMQILFERGIEHDVETEGCGEWPGTVERLRAPIVPHMGWNTVQTPEGSQLFAGQAEDTRFYFVHSYGVRTWELQPAEHLRPPLVTWAEHGGDRFVAAVENGPLWATQFHPEKSGDAGARLLENWLKSF, translated from the coding sequence AGCGCGTCGGCGCCGACGTGGAGGTGACCGCCGACCCCAAGGCGGTGCTGGACGCGGACGGGCTGGTGGTCCCCGGCGTGGGCGCCTACGCGGCGTGCGTCGCGGGCCTGAACGCCGTGCGCGGCGGCAGGCTCATCGGCCAGCGCCTCGCGGGCGGCAGGCCGGTGCTGGGCATCTGCGTCGGGATGCAGATCCTGTTCGAGCGGGGCATCGAGCACGACGTGGAGACCGAGGGCTGCGGCGAGTGGCCCGGCACCGTCGAGCGCCTCCGGGCCCCGATCGTCCCGCACATGGGCTGGAACACGGTGCAGACCCCCGAGGGCTCCCAGCTCTTCGCCGGGCAGGCCGAGGACACCCGCTTCTACTTCGTGCACTCCTACGGCGTCCGCACCTGGGAGCTCCAGCCCGCCGAGCACCTGCGCCCGCCGCTGGTGACCTGGGCCGAGCACGGGGGCGACCGGTTCGTCGCCGCCGTCGAGAACGGCCCCCTGTGGGCCACCCAGTTCCACCCGGAGAAGTCCGGGGACGCGGGCGCGCGCCTGCTGGAGAACTGGCTCAAGTCGTTCTGA